The following proteins are co-located in the Paralichthys olivaceus isolate ysfri-2021 chromosome 10, ASM2471397v2, whole genome shotgun sequence genome:
- the LOC138411936 gene encoding uncharacterized protein — MDDVSAYLSINRTLFLICCNFWISSLAEGKVITKMVGGRVTLACNVSTITVQQLTWRFNGAALISYKPQVAALYRSEEAESLKINMSLSGTEPYALVIDGVQRSHAGNYSCNLAALEGLWEQNWELIITEKREAGEWHVFIVASTVLFVCCLIFIITLTILQRVDKSRSQDNNQPAPVTELTGDIYENCLEMNVGHQRSCQPHHNMRTAHHR, encoded by the exons ATGGATGATGTTTCCGCATATCTGAGCATCAACAGGACATTGTTCCTGATATGTTGCAATTTCTGGATTTCCTCACTTGCAG AGGGCAAAGTCATCACAAAGATGGTGGGCGGCAGAGTGACGCTAGCCTGCAACGTGTCTACAATCACGGTCCAACAGCTCACGTGGCGATTTAACGGAGCAGCCCTGATCAGCTACAAGCCACAGGTCGCGGCCCTGTACAGAAGTGAAGAAGCAGAGAGCCTGAAGATAAATATGTCTCTGTCGGGGACAGAACCGTACGCACTGGTCATAGACGGCGTCCAGAGGTCTCATGCAGGGAACTACAGCTGTAACCTTGCTGCGCTCGAGGGACTGTGGGAACAGAATTGGGAGCTGATAATTACAG agaaaagagaagctgGAGAGTGGCATGTATTTATTGTGGCTTCAACTGTTCTATTTGTGTGTTGCCTGATCTTTATAATAACTTTAACCATCCTGCAAAGAGTCGACAAGAGCCGTTCACA AGATAACAATCAGCCGGCTCCAGTAacg GAACTAACAGGGGACATTTACGAGAATTGCTTAGAAATGAATGTTGGTCATCAACGCAGCTGTCAGCCTCATCATAACATGCGCACAGCTCACCACCGCTAA